Proteins from a single region of Mytilus trossulus isolate FHL-02 chromosome 2, PNRI_Mtr1.1.1.hap1, whole genome shotgun sequence:
- the LOC134705568 gene encoding fibrinogen-like protein 1, with protein sequence MTVVLSREHVLYQFYHYVGLTLLLHLKGAFSQECRLRSLRVDPDHINARLHGYTFITFENIGANACFDKCIRRRRCLSLNYKEGQRHCEINEKNGETDLVEGIGYVHVNIQQYRNFSRHDPCSNIGICQVGEICQTTREGETFCVKDINQIQPVTDCSGLHPDLPSGTYEIRPNNFHVIKVYCDQSTSGGGWTVFQRRQDGSTDFYRGWTDYENGFGDLENEFWLGNMNIHAITSQRKYQLRFDLEDFEEETRYAVYSTFNIGNASTEYQLTIQGYTGDAGNAMTDWERSLNGRKFSTKDRDNDLHYDNCAVTRYGAWWFRDCTRSHMNGLYRTDGAEDLNTIHWYTWHKRRPLKRTEMKVKPVL encoded by the exons ATGACAGTAGTTTTATCTAGAGAGCATGTGCtatatcaattttatcattatgtCGGATTGACATTATTATTACATTTGAAAGGTGCATTTTCTCAGGAATGTCGTCTTCGAAGCTTAAGAGTAGACCCTGATCATATCAATGCTCGTTTGCACGGTTATACATTTATAACGTTTGAAAACATTGGCGCAAATGCATGTTTTGATAAATGCATTCGTCGGAGGAGATGTCTATCTCTCAATTACAAAGAAGGACAACGCCACTGTGAAATAAACGAGAAAAACGGCGAAACTGACTTAGTTGAAGGAATTGGTTATGTGCATGTAAACATACAGCAATACAGAAAT TTTTCCAGACATGACCCTTGCTCAAACATAGGAATTTGTCAAGTTGGTGAAATCTGTCAAACCACGAGAGAGGGCGAAACATTCTGTGTTAAAGACATTA atcAAATACAGCCAGTTACTGACTGCAGTGGATTACACCCAGATCTTCCAAGTGGTACCTATGAAATACGACCGAACAATTTTCATGTCATAAAAGTTTATTGTGATCAAAGCACTTCCGGTGGTGGTTGGACG gTGTTTCAAAGAAGACAAGATGGATCTACTGATTTTTATCGCGGATGGACTGATTATGAAAATGGTTTTGGTGATCTTGAGAATGAATTCTGGTTAG GAAACATGAATATTCATGCTATAACTTCACAAAGAAAGTATCAGTTACGATTTGACCTTGAAGATTTCGAAGAAGAGACCAGATACGCTGTTTACAGTACATTCAACATTGGGAATGCCTCTACTGAATATCAACTGACAATTCAGGGTTACACAGGAGATGCTG gcAATGCCATGACGGATTGGGAAAGGAGCTTGAACGGAAGAAAGTTTTCAACGAAAGACAGGGACAACGACTTGCATTACGATAACTGTGCAGTAACACGCTATGGTGCTTGGTGGTTTAGAGATTGTACCCGTTCTCATATGAATGGTCTGTATAGAACGGACGGAGCAGAAGATCTAAATACAATTCACTGGTATACGTGGCATAAACGAAGACCATTAAAAAGAACAGAGATGAAAGTGAAGCCCGTCTTGTAA
- the LOC134708477 gene encoding fibrinogen-like protein 1: MAVVVSNVHVSYCYIGFTLLIHLIGIFCQECRLKSMRVDPDHINARLHGYTFITFENIGANACFDKCIRRRRCLSFNYKEEQRHCEINEKNGETDLVEGIGYVHVNIQQYRNFSRHDPCSNIEICQVGEICQTTRVGELVCVKDINQIQPVTDCSGLHPDLPSGTYEIRPNHFHVIKVYCDQSTSGGGWTVFQRRKDGSTDFYRGWNDYENGFGDLENEFWLGNKNIHAITSQRKYQLRFDLEDFEEETRYAVYSTFNIGNASSEYQLTIQGYTGDAGDAMRDWKRSLNGRKFSTKDRNSDSNYDNCAVTRYGAWWFRDCTRSHMNGLYTTDRTENETTIHWYTWHNRTPLKGTEMKVKPVL; this comes from the exons ATGGCAGTAGTAGTATCTAATGTCCATGTCTCATATTGTTATATCGGATTTACATTACTCATACATTTGATAGGAATATTTTGTCAGGAATGTCGTCTTAAAAGCATGAGAGTAGACCCTGATCATATCAATGCTCGTTTGCACGGTTATACATTTATAACGTTTGAAAACATTGGCGCAAATGCatgttttgataaatgtattCGTCGGAGGAGATGTCTATCATTCAATTACAAAGAAGAACAACGCCACTGTGAAATAAACGAGAAAAACGGCGAAACCGACTTAGTTGAAGGAATTGGTTATGTGCATGTAAATATACAACAGTACAGAAAT TTTTCCAGACATGACCCTTGCTCAAACATAGAAATTTGTCAAGTCGGTGAAATCTGCCAAACCACGAGGGTCGGCGAATTAGTATGTGTTAAAGACATCA ATCAAATACAGCCAGTTACTGACTGCAGTGGATTACACCCAGATCTTCCAAGTGGTACCTATGAAATACGACCGAACCATTTTCATGTCATTAAAGTTTATTGTGATCAAAGCACTTCCGGTGGTGGTTGGACG GTGTTTCAAAGAAGAAAAGATGGATCTACTGATTTTTATCGTGGCTGGAATGATTACGAAAATGGTTTTGGTGATCTTGAGAATGAATTCTGGTTAG GAAACAAGAATATTCATGCTATAACTTCACAAAGAAAGTATCAGTTACGATTTGACCTTGAAGACTTCGAAGAAGAAACCAGATACGCTGTTTACAGTACATTCAACATTGGGAACGCCTCTTCCGAATATCAACTGACAATTCAGGGTTACACAGGAGATGCTG gcgATGCCATGAGAGATTGGAAAAGGAGCTTGAACGGAAGAAAGTTTTCAACGAAAGACAGGAACAGCGATTCTAATTACGATAACTGTGCAGTAACACGCTATGGTGCTTGGTGGTTTAGAGATTGTACCCGTTCTCATATGAATGGTCTGTATACAACGGACAGAACAGAAAATGAAACTACAATTCACTGGTATACTTGGCATAATCGCACACCATTAAAAGGAACAGAGATGAAAGTGAAGCCCGTCTTGTAA